The sequence acttcttctgtgtcgttcattttggacgctttctgtgggtcgcacattcactgttttattatttcatctccattttcatccttgtaaacactctttgagcaataaataaatactttgagcgtgtttttactattatgagttaaaccccaacactgggacggcggaggaggccgagcttcatacatgggtaatttaattaattctttttaagacttttgcattaaaaattaattgaaatatgatttgattaaattgggtgttatttgattagatgggtcatgcttagcttaggtgatttgatgttccatgcttaacatttacaatcaattttttgagaatctactttggcaaaataagagtccatataacttatgttttgagcgattattgtcgagaataattcattgagccatattttatgaagattggccgaatcattagtcccagtacctctctaccaatttgtcaatatttttgtatataatttttataaatctaaaaatccttcaccttcacaagtcttagagttcgaaccttcatttctacaacccccattaaatcaataatcagataccaattgaaaaagcgggggtacaacaacctcacccaatatttcgattagcaatatatatggacaaacaccaatatactttcaagagaatcaactagactcaatcttaataaagtatatcaaagagttatatctctctttcttgattcaattatttctcaagcaaataaaaatttgcgagtctaattgaatacaagagaaatcacttgaacggtaccaaagaccaatgttcaaggatcaatcaatttcaatcaacaaccaaaggtcggattttcaattgattgattcaaacgcacaacctgtgatatttcaattatataacaaaatataatgcggaatagagataacaccgacaccagaattttgttaacgaggaaaacgcaaatgcagaaaaaccacgggacctagtccagattgaacaccacactgtattaagccgctacagacactagcctactacaaactaacttcggtctggactgtagttgaaccttaatcaatctcacactagttcaaggtacagttgcgctccttacgtctctgatcccaggagaatactacgcacttgattcccttagctgatctcacccacaactaagagttgctacgacccaaagtcgaagactttaataaacaaatctgtatcacacagaaaagtctacggtaatagataaatccgtctcccacgaatatacctacgagttttgttccatgttttgataaatcaaggtgatcaagaaccaattgataacccggacttatattcccgaagaacagcctagtattatcaatcacctcacaataatcttaatcgacgcggcgaaagaagatattgtggaatcacaaacgatgagacgaagatgtttgtgactactttctatcttgcctatcggagatataaatctcaagccaatcgttacgattgtactcaaaacgatagaatcagcaagatcagatcacacgactacgagaaagtagtatcggtctggcttcacaatcccaatgaagtctttaagtcgttaacctggttttcaagaagaaacctaaggttaaaggagaatcaactctagctaatacaactagtatcacacaggaggtgtggggattaggtttcccagttgttagagttctcccttatatagtctttcaaatcagggtttgcaaatgttagcttggtaacaaagcattcaatattcaccgttagatgaaaacctgattagattcaagctaatatatttcaaccgttggatcgaaaacttagcttgttacacacaaatgaaatgcacgattttaggtttgtgtaaccgtacccaaacatgtacatttgttggttcaacaatagttaaccaaatggttagccatatgagcactttcatatcaaccatattcttcttcaccataactagttcaaatgactcaaatgaactagttagagagttgttcaattgcaaggaaatcttatgtaactacacaagacacaatcgaagcaaaaacgatttgattcactcgaatcggttcatgaaatttatagccacgattttcattttgcattccttagttaatataaataagttcagaaacaatcgtctttagatataaccaacttaagttcgcagacttagatcgcggacttaagttccctgaaggagttctcaaactccagcagattttctcgggtcgagaacttccgccagttcgcggactgggttcgtggactgagttcgcggactgagttcacggctcttgttccggttctcttgatcaacaaagttcgcaaacttcggttcaaggaaagaggacctatacatatatgtgttgccacacaatgcttatatccatcattggttatataatctaaactctcatttcaatcactgaaacattcttagaggacgttattatatagttgttattcacaaactatttttcgtcaaagtaagcaattttcaaagtgattgaaacgtatcatgactttcgtcactaggtaaagatgaacttggccaaagcaaaagcttaccaacacatatttcgagaaatagataggcgagataaactcggctcgaaatagcaaatgtgtataatcaaagtctatatatcaaaacgacttttgtcgcaaaataggagatagagtagatagacttttgagtgatagataagttcaagtctccacataccttttagtcgatgaagttccaccagttccttgagtagtccttcgtcttatatgatgatttccatggagttcttgagctcaactacactttctatcctagtctgagacttagctatagtagactagaaatcaggacttataattttgatcattaacattgacaaacatgcttgaaatagcaacgcatgcgagttcgaccgagcaatgctctaacacaactcaaaaccaattccTATGAAAAAGGATATTAGCAATGTGAGACTATTATCCTTCACAGAAAGATTTAGAATATTATCAACCTAAGTGAGAGCAGAATCAGCAGATTGAATGAGAGGTCTTTGTGTTGTTCTACAGGAGGTTTATAATTATAATCAATGAGAGAACTCTTTTCCATTAAAATAGACAGATGATTTACAAATAGAAATACAAGCTGTATATGAATATCAGATTATTACACGCTAGATATAAACCACACCTTGAGTGAACCCAAAAAATTACATCCATAAGACAGGCTCATACAAATACGATGGGGAAAAAAGAGTAGAAATTCACAAATAACTACACTTACAAAACCAGTCAGATGGAGTTTTGAGGAGGAACTGGGATTTGCTGATTATTAAGGCAATTAACTTGCCAGTTCGGTCACTTTGCTCACTGGAGCTATATCCCGCTTTTCGACATATGCAGAAGGAAACCATCCTGCTTTACCCATGTGCTCTCCTTCAGACCATCCGTATGGAGTGACCTATTTACCAACACATGAAAAGAAAATGATACCAGTAAGAAGCTTCTAAGAAAGTAAACATAATTCTGGGGAAAGTTGATACAATTGAAAGAAAGAAACGCAGACCGACTGACATATAAATTAAGAAAGGAAGAAGCAGTGAAAACTGCTTTGTCAATTGTAAAGTACAATCCACATGTTTCCCAAGAGATAAAAAGATGTGATATATTCTGCTTCATACGTGATCCAAAGACAGGGAATTTTAATGCTTTGAGAGATTGTACTGCCTGCGCATGATATCTAGGCCAACAACCCCATCTATTCATTCAGGTTACCAACCCGGACTCTTGACCATCTCTACTCTATAGCTCAAATTGATTATGGAATACGAAAAATTGATTAATCACAGGAGGGTTGGTTTATGGAATTAGGTGCTGGCGGCTTATATTGGGGACAGTAAGTACCTGGCGAACCACAATGTAGTCACCAATACAGAGACCAAGTTCTCCATCTGCTTGAGCATCAAATGGATGTATAACCTGCATGAATTTCAAAATACAGTTAAAACGAGCCTCGTGGTTACATCAAACTGAAGAAGTTCCTATTCCCGTACAGATTACGATTCTCTTAAAATTGATGAATCCATACTTCTGCTATGAAACTGGTGCTGCTGTGAATACCAGGCTcgacatcatcaaatttatcagaGTTACTATCTGCAGGTGGAACATATACATCAGTCGTAGCTGGAGCTGGTTCAGATGCAGTCTCGATCTGCTGCTTCGATATGATCATCTGTTATCAGGAGCAAAAACTTGAAGCAAATGGTACATGTTAACAGCACCAGGATACGAGGGACGAAGGAAGAAGGAATACAGCACCTCTGTGTAGAGCTGCTCTAAACTGTCAACAGCACTACGATGATAAGACCTTTCAGCATTTACCTGATGTCAGTAACACCTAGTTCAATTCGTTTAAATTTCAATAATTTTggggttttcttttgtttgtatttttttttttttttttttttggagtacATGCTTAAAAGAATTGGTTACCAGCATAAAAATGCAATACCATAGTGAGAATCCTTTGAAAAGTAAGCCGTTGTTGCTGATCTTCAACTGAAAGCATAGCAGCCGTTGCTTCCTTTCCCAGTGCTATCATAGTAGATTTCAGCTCCTCTAATTTCATCTCAGCATTTTTTAGCTTTATAGCATTAACCTCTGATGTAGATCCAGGCTCCACGGATTTTAGTTGGCGTCTCCTGACCTCTGCTGCCTGCATTCACTACATATTGACTAGGCTTCATCTCTTTTACGTCCAAAACAATACATTTGCTAACAGATAGTACCTGAGCGTCCACCTCCTGGCGGATTCTGTCATACCGGTGAGTCAAATGCCGAGCATCGTCTAAAGGAGCTCCAACTATTGACGCCCGTAGTGGCTCTGAAACCTAGAGGAAAATATATAACTTATCAAGACTGAAATAAATTAGGAAAGGAAATAGCCCAAGAATATGAGTGGTGGAATAACACAATGAAATGCAAAGGAATTAGGGAACAGAAAAAACAAAGCGTATGATAGATTTACAGAACAGTTCCATaagcttcataatatattttatGACTTCATTGCTGCATATGAAGAGGCAGAAAGAGTATCGCTTTTACGGAAAACTTCATGAGAATGAAGGACCTTCACTACTCCGAGTAACATATTTTAGGGGTAGCTCAAAGAACAATGCAAAGAAGTTTCTCTGTAACATTAAATGGGGATTCATAAAACCAAATAATAAGCACATAGCAGGACTATTTATCCTAAAGACTTCTGATGGAGGATGAATTTTAGAATGAAGTGTTAAGTCTTGAATATCAATGTAATGCTTTTCAAACAATGAAAACGGTAAGGACATAACCTGAGAATCAAGAATCTTAACAAAATTCTCCATCTCTTCCTCCATTGACTTGTGcgaggcaccaaactcaaatgcTGCATTTGCAAGAGCATTAGAGCTTTGATTCTCATTCCCGTATCTGCAACAATCTTCGGCTAGCTTTTTTACTACAAATCCCAAAAATAACATCATTTAATGCCTTAGCGCAGCTGAGAATGGACAGGAGATGCTGGCATTGGACATGCCAGAAAAGAAACGAGAGCTTCAATTTGACACAAACAACTAATAGTAAATGGAAAAAGAAGCCGCACCTAATTCCAATTGTTTCGTGCTGATAGAAACAAAACTTTCGACATTTCGAACTATGTTCCTCTGAAAATGCTGCATAATATAACATACCATCATAATGTCAGGGTGATTGTGTTCTCCTAGAATATTGTTGCTTACTATCATGCTGcgggtggtttttttttttttttaaacggcATCAAATTGGAAACTTAGAAATAACAAATATTATACAAAACGGGTTGATAAGGTCAAACCTTTGCGACTCTGGTAGAGTTGTAAAGATGTTGAAGTTGTTCGTGGCATTCAATTTCAGCTTCATCAGCAATACCAAAATCACTAGCAAAATGCCCTAATTGCCTCAAGACTGCCTGTCAAAGTAAAGAGAAAGTACATATTAGAGTACTCATTTTAATATGTGCCCAGTTTCCAAAATATCTTCCCCAGCTCATAACCATGTAATACACAATTGTAAACGATATACAGTTAATACTAATCCTTTTCCAACTATTTTCCTGAACACCAATCATGACCCTACCAACTAATCCAAAATCCTTTGGTTgctaaagataaataaaaatgaaacgaTAATTTAATGATAAAGATTATACCTTTTAATTTTGAAGTAAGAAAAGGAACAATACCACAAAATTGACAAACTTAAGAACTCAAATTGAGCaatcaatcaaaatcattttAATTATAGAAAATGCTCTCGAAGTCAAAATTCTAGGTTGTAATGTCCTAAACAAACGAGTACTACACATCCCATAAAACAACACAACAGAAGAGAATGGAATAAACCAGAATTACCTGTTGTTGTCTTGCTACTTGTTCTCTCAGTTTACTTGCTTGCTTTCTAATTGATTCCATAGAGTcaatacaaaacaaaacaagaggaAAGTCTCTCCTAGTTGATCAATCAATAGAAGAAGAACAGAAAATCTTGAATTTCAGGTTAAACTTTCCGTAAGTTGTGATGGTAAAATTTAATTAAGAGGACAGGAAATCGATTGTCTCACTGATTTTAGGTtgtttagagagagagagaggatgaATGATTTCGCGTAAGGATCAAATAACAGCGAAGCAATTGgtagatagagagagagagtgtGTGAAAAAGTAAAAACTGTCTGAACTTGTTCAGTGTCGGAAGAATATGTCGAATATATACAGTTATGGTTTGATTAGCTTTACACCGGTCCAGCCCTATAATGCTGGATTGGCGGTTCAGTTATATTGACACCTAAGCAACAACTCCTACTCcctaaagttttttttcttcttttttttctctagtACGAAAGGAGATGCATTAATGAATTGTTCATCCTTGTGGATACAATCAGCTATCCAAGCAGGGTAATATGAAAGACATTTCCAAAGTTTGAGAAACTAAAATACCAAGTTTTCCTAAGGCATGTGCCACATGGTTAATATCTAATATCTCTTTGCGCATGGGGGTGAGCAAAAAATTGGTAATCGCGGATTTCACCCATATTCGTCCGTAAAATTACGGGTGAAACTCAATCCGCAAGAtttatgggccggacacgggtgggattctcaaatccacATTTTTAACGGTTTGGTTACGGTTGTATtttgaaatccgcggattcatCCGCACCGTAGAAGAGTAAGGGAAATTATAGATCTCACACTATAATCAGAACGTTAAAGTACAAATTACTCTTGTAATCTGGCAACAAAGTTTAGTTTAGTTCTCCTTTTGCTAAACGGGAGTGCTTCAGTTGGTCACACTTTCGCATGAAGTGACCAAAACCGTGCTAAATATAATGGGAAAAAGGACGAAAGTACATGCAGATAACTCTTCCATTTTGCTTTGGATTTTAAAATTCCAAAGTTGTGCGTGTCAGCTCTGCAAAACCTGGAACTAATGATTCAAAGAACTAACACATCATTCGTACAAGCTCcatgttgttgttgtattatcctctagtttaggtttagtaacctcgcgtttttaggggcgactcaaaaggatttaggggtcatcaatttatacccatccaaagactctagttaaggggtaccctatatgatattgaagttacataaatgcccttctggtaaaaccgtataaaaaccaaatcaaaaaaaattctactcatttcaactcttcttcttccagtttcatatcttccgattgtggaagaaaaaaaactttcctcgttcaaccgaaacatcgccgcgaatcgtaaaatcaaaacatagtcgattcgtttataaaacaatggataagggaaatgaaacccacagacctagaaccaaaaatgttgctcggggtatcgatccaaagattgggattttagcaagaaataaagaaattcttgctgcaaatgaagaagaacgcgaagaacaagtacccggcaatgtagtcggtggtggcgattccgatagtcaaacacttcgtcaacttcaaatggccccaattaggtaagaatctatcatttttggtgtttatttcgctttaattcgtcgaatcgagaaaaaaaatttctagggttttcagttatttatccagattcggacgatattcatgctcatttacttccgaatgtagtcgtgttcttcatttctcaagaacatcgacagtattcgggagaaagatttgatgattatctgccgaatattggtggccatatcttcctggatacaaactgctaataatcggtagtttagtgaATTttctggctaccgaatatatttaagtagacacagagtattcggaagaacactcactaccgaatgtatatattgaaaaaatctcaaaatttctgatataggaaaaatcccattttggggccagtatttattcggaagacaatataatgttttatacctccgattgtgtaggataaaattttagagtttctgaactccagttgatgaatattcggttgtaaacatgtttagttatattccgattgtttttcattcgaaaaaatatgtgtcttcttacttccgaatttgtacattcgggttatagatgtgcactttgtcttccgattgtgtaggatgaaaaatttacagcttctgaactccaattgatgcatattcggttgtaaacatgtttagttatatttcgattgttttgtattcgggaacagtatgtgtcttttacttccgaatgtgtcattcgggttatatttccatactttgtcttccgattgtatagtttgtaaatattgttcctttctttgttgtttagacaaagtcgagaaaggaggaagaaagtgacagctagtgctaggagggaaaggagcgccaaagataattcaagtgctcaacaaagcttacaagaacaaagcagtcaacaaggagtgcaaccaagtgctgaacaaagtgtagaacaacaaggcagtgaacaaggggtgcaaccaagtgttgaacaagccgctcaacaaagtgcagaaccaactgctccacaagttacacccaccatgaaattgaaccagttgatccagtgccaagagtagaagaagaaggacaaccaagtggtacccaaaaagccaaaaaaggaaaagatggtgtaaagaaggatattgctaagaaagcatcacatcttgtccctcagcacttgaagaagaagggtattctagcaggcacaatccttgggctaccggcggatggaggaaaattgctatttggatacaaagactcatgggccagagaaatatacgaaaccgaggtaataaaattactattttttattaatgtattgtctatgtgttatatcgtaatatttgtattaagatttttttatgtactttaataggatcatcaagatgcggtccgcctactcaaacctaccgctgcaccaacaaaaatgcttgcgtggcctttatccggtgaatgtgaaaggttcaagtcaattgtttccaactcggggttagctaatgccgccgagaattcattgttggaacatgatcgtgtggccatatcggcgttcgtggagagaatgtatcctgagaccgatactttccatatgccgtttggggagatgacgattactccggatgatgttgtgcagattcttaaccttcccgaccaaggcacggctgtgaagtttaactacacaaagcagttaagttgggcacaactttatgctctaactaaaaagtgcttaggttgggatgaagagacaacaacagcagagtttaggaggcatgcaagttacagaacaagacagatcaacattacagctttgatgaatatgtttcgaggcaccttggagaaggaaaagaatggaacgttaactgatgagcaagtgaaccacgctgccaccgcatatctcctttgtgtattgggatgtgtcatattccccaatacttctggcaactggatcgacgccaaccttatacaacttttggatcctctccatgaagtcggtgactattcttggggcacgacatgcctagcattcttgatggaagagttgagaaaggcttcgaggctaggaacctgccaagttgccgggaatgtggccctattgcaggttttttctttaaatctataactcactctatagttattccgtagacaatacatatgatgcatatccataactccaaatgacgcacattcggtaggaaattatccatctcttttcccgaatgttggttattcggtggttaggtacttactttgttttccgtttatatacaatcggaaatattcttttgatattagaaccgaatatacaggccagaaaagttataggttactgaactccaaatgacgcatattcggtatgaaattatccatctctatttccgaatgtttgatattcggtggttaggtacttactttgttttccgattatatacaatcggaaatattcttttgatattagaaccgaatacacaggccagaaaaactataggttactgaaatccaaatgacgcatattcgttaggaaatgatccacctctatttccgaatgtttggtattcggtggataggtattcagttttagtttccgattatatataatcggaaataaagtttggaaattactaccgaatatacaggccagaaaaactataggttactgaactccaaatgacgcatattcggtaggaaatgatccatctctatttccgaatgtttggtattcggaggataggtattcagttttatttccgattatatataatcgaaaataaagtttggaaattactaccgaatatacacaatctatttactaaaacttggtttcttatgtatataggcatggatctatgaccacttccctatcctgaagttggccggagagaacccggggtggtgcaaaggtactcctagaggaacaaagtatatatttgaagacaaccgttctaggacaaaagagcagcagttgattcgcatgagggagattttggaccaattgaaggcctcggacgtattctttgatccatacaaggaagatcgatccagtgggcatataaatgttcggtcggacttgtccctttattttggaccgttgtggcaccccacaggatatgtgatgtataacccctctagggtgatgcgacaacacgtgtatatacaacagcaacctgtggagaaaatgggggattactacaaattggagttggagttgtgctcttctagtggtgataatctcacaaTTGTTCACACaagcccacctactgttcttgataactgggataagaggaatgactttattatcgacactggtagacgaaccatccgaggtgatgaaaattctccagactatatgagttggtataacaaggtatcacatcctttggttatccgtgaaatcaaatccaacactactgcggcgggttcaagttataattgtatcatcaaagacaaaccagctggttatgatagactggtgcgtgttcttatatatttgttcattttatattattcctataaatcttaggtaattaccgtttgatgttatgtcattacgtataaaaacaggtgaataggttcaagcgtgtttccaaaatgttaactgcatgcctgaagagcggagatcccatgccagctgagaagatcaaagatgctagagatctagttgataatatggataacgaagattatgctgcccagtttggggagaaagtcacgaagaggcatcaacccaaggtggcagtatcaaagacgggtaaaataactcgagcttcatcgagcgctgaagctgctccaactgaagctgctccaactgaaggtgctcaaacccgtggtcgtgcaggactgggaggtagtcacggtcgtaaagtaatgaagagcagataaatgacaatgatttttgttgtacattcggaaatttgtttgggtaactaagttagacaagttcaaatgacaatgatttgtgtggtatattcggaagtt comes from Papaver somniferum cultivar HN1 chromosome 7, ASM357369v1, whole genome shotgun sequence and encodes:
- the LOC113297555 gene encoding SH3 domain-containing protein 2-like, whose product is MESIRKQASKLREQVARQQQAVLRQLGHFASDFGIADEAEIECHEQLQHLYNSTRVAKHFQRNIVRNVESFVSISTKQLELVKKLAEDCCRYGNENQSSNALANAAFEFGASHKSMEEEMENFVKILDSQVSEPLRASIVGAPLDDARHLTHRYDRIRQEVDAQAAEVRRRQLKSVEPGSTSEVNAIKLKNAEMKLEELKSTMIALGKEATAAMLSVEDQQQRLTFQRILTMVNAERSYHRSAVDSLEQLYTEMIISKQQIETASEPAPATTDVYVPPADSNSDKFDDVEPGIHSSTSFIAEVIHPFDAQADGELGLCIGDYIVVRQVTPYGWSEGEHMGKAGWFPSAYVEKRDIAPVSKVTELAS